In Rhizobium sp. BG4, the genomic stretch CCATTTACCAGCACGGCCATGCCTCCTGATCGTCACGTTGCCGCTTACCTACCGCTTATTCGCGCGCGTGGGAGGCCCAGAATTTTGAAACAGACTGTGCACGCTTCGCTCGGTCTCGCGCTTGCCAAAGGGTGGAGGCCGGAAATATGACGGTAGGCGACAATGGACAGGAGCCCCACCCATGACCACAAGCAACAGCCGCGAATCCCAATTTCCGATCGATGCCATGTTTCTCGACCGCTGGTCGCCGCGCGCCTTCACCGGCGAAGTCATCAGCGAAGAGCAGCTTCTGACCATCCTCGACGCCGCCCATTGGGCGCCCTCCTCCGCCAACCAGCAGCCCTGGCGCTTCATCTACGCGCTGAAGGGCTCCGAGCATTTCGAGACACTGCTTGGTTTGCTGGTCGAGGCCAATCAGGAATGGGCGAAGAATGCTTCAGCGTTGCTCTTCGTCGTTTCCCGCGGCTTCAGCGGCGAGTTCTCCGAAGGCAAGAAGAGCTACACGCATTCCTTCGATGCCGGTACGGCCTGGGGCTATTTCGCCCTGCAGGCGCGGCTTTCCGGCTTCTATGCGCATGGCATGGGCGGCATCAAACACGACGAGATCATGAAGACTTTCGAGATCCCGGAAGGCTACCGCGTCGAAGCCGGCATCGCATTCGGCCGTCTGGCGGACAAGAGCGTGCTTTCCGAACGCAACCAGGCGCGGGAATTTCCGAGCCAGCGCAAGCCGCTCTCGGAAGTCGCCTTCAACGGCAAGTTCATCGCCGACTAAATCATTGGCGTAGAAACAAAAAAGGCCGCGCAGCTATCGTTGCGCGGCCTTTTCCCTGTTCAAATTCGCTCAGATATCGAGGTTTGCGACGCTCAGCGCGTTGTCCTGGATGAACTCGCGGCGCGGCTCGACCTCATCGCCCATCAGACGGGCGAACAGGCCATCGGCATCGGTCGCATCGGCGACCTTGACCTGCAGCAGCGAGCGGACGTTCGGATCGAGCGTCGTTTCCCAGAGCTGTTCGGCATTCATTTCGCCAAGGCCCTTGTAACGCTGCATCGTCAGGCCCTTGCGGCCGCTGGCGAAGATTGCGTCCAGAAGAGCGCGCGGGCCGGCAATCTCGGTATCGCCATCCCGGCGCGAGAGCTTCGGCGGGACGTCGTAGATTTCCTTGAGGCGCGACGAGATCTGATCGATGTGGCGCGCGTCCTGCGAGCCGATCAGAGCCATGTCGAGGATAACGACTTCCTTAACGCCGCGGACCATGCGCTCGAGGCGAAGACCGCCTTCGCTCGTCAGGCCGCCTTCCCAACCGCGCTCGGTTTCTTCTGCGATAATATCGAGACGCTTGGCCACGTCGGACGCCAGCTGCTCGGCGCGGGCGCGATCGCTGACGGCCTCGGCATTCAGCGCACCCGCAATTGCCGCCTGTTCGACGACGGCGCGGTTATAGCGGGAATGCAAACCATCGATCAGCGTGCGAAGGCGCAGCGCGTCCGAGATGACTTCGCGCATATCCTGGCCGACGCGAACTTCACCGCTGGCAAGCCTCAAGGCCGCATCTTCGAGGCCCTGGCCAATCAGGTATTCTTCGAGAGCGCCTTCGTTCTTGACATACTGCACCGACTTGCCGCGTGCCACCTTATAGAGCGGCGGCTGGGCGATGTAGAGATGACCGCGCTCGATCAGTTCCGGCATCTGGCGGAAGAAGAAGGTCAGCAGCAGCGTACGGATATGGGCGCCGTCGACGTCAGCGTCCGTCATGATGATGATCTTGTGGTAGCGCAGCTTTTCGGCGTTGAACTCGTCCTTGCCGATGCCGGTGCCGAGCGCGGTGATCAGCGTGCCGATTTCGGCAGAAGACAGCATCTTGTCGAAGCGGGCACGCTCGACGTTCAGGATCTTGCCTCGCAGCGGCAGGATCGCCTGGTTTTCACGCGAACGGCCCTGTTTTGCCGAACCGCCTGCCGAGTCACCCTCGACGAGGAAGACTTCGGACTTGGACGGATCGCGCTCGGAACAGTCGGCGAGCTTGCCGGGCAGCGAAGCGATATCAAGAGCGCCTTTGCGGCGGGTCAGTTCGCGTGCCTTGCGGGCAGCTTCGCGAGCGGCAGCGGCTTCGACCACCTTGCCGACGAGAACCTTGGATTCAGCCGGATGCTCTTCGAGCCAGATGCTGAGCGCCTCGTTCGAGAGGTTTTCGACAACGGGACGGACTTCCGACGAAACCAGCTTGTCCTTCGTCTGCGACGAGAACTTCGGATCCGGCACCTTCACCGAGAGAACGGCGGTCAGGCCTTCGCGGCAGTCGTCGCCGGTCAGCGCAACCTTTTCCTTCTTCAGGATGCCGGAGCTATCGGCATAGCCGGTGACCTGGCGCGTCAGCGCTGCGCGGAAGCCGGCAAGATGGGTGCCGCCATCGCGCTGCGGGATGTTGTTGGTGAAGCAGAGGACATTCTCGTGGTAGCTGTCGTTCCACCACATCGCCACTTCGACGGTGATGCCGTCCTTCTCGTTGCGGAAGAAGATCGGCTTGTCGATCAGCGGCTTCTTGGCGCGGTCGAGATAGTGCACGAAAGCTTCGAGACCGCCGTCATAGAGCAGCTCTTCCTGCTTGACGTCGGAATGGCGCTTGTCGGTGAGAATGATGCGCACACCCGAGTTGAGGAAGGCCAGCTCGCGCAGGCGATGTTCCAGCGTCGGGTAATCGTATTCGGTCTTGGTGAAGGTCTCGGGGCTTGCGAGGAAGGTCACCTCGGTGCCCGTCTCGTCCCCCGCATCACCGGTCACGGCAAGCGGCGCGTCGGCCACGCCATGGGTGAAGCTCATCTCGTGGATCTTGCCCTTCTGGCGGATCTTGAGCTTGAGCTTGACCGACAGCGCGTTGACGACCGAAACGCCGACGCCGTGCAGACCGCCGGAGACCTTGTAGGAATTCTGGTCGAACTTACCGCCGGCATGGAGCTGGGTCATGATGACTTCGGCCGCCGAAACGCCTTCGTCATGCATGCCGGTCGGGATGCCGCGGCCGTTGTCGGTGACCGTGACCGATCCGTCGGGATTGAGCGTGACGGTCACGAGGTCGGCATGACCGGCCAGCGCCTCGTCGATCGCGTTGTCGACGACTTCGTAGACCATGTGATGCAGGCCGGAGCCGTCGTCGGTATCGCCGATATACATGCCGGGGCGCTTGCGAACGGCATCGAGGCCCTTCAGGACCTTGATGGAGTCTGCGCCATACTCGGCGGTAACGCCGTTTTCCGTCGCGGGTGTATCGGTCATACTGTCTTTGAATTTCCCTGTTGTAACAGCTGCAATGACCCTTGCGAATCACTGGTGTTTTTCATTCCGGAATATAGGGTTTTTGCACGCCATTCCCAATGCCGGAGCCCTGAAATCAGGCATAAAGCAGGGGATTATGACGCTTTTCCGTCCGCTTTTTTGCCTTTTTCAAGCAGGGCTGTGAGCTCTGCCAAAACAGTCGCGTCAAGGCTGCGGATTTGACCTGCCAGGCGGTTGGCAAAAGCCGTGTATTCGGGTGGCAAACCCGAGGTATCGATGACCACGCGCGGGTCTGACGAGCGGGCAAGCAGGAAGAGCTCCTCGGCTTCATCCCAGATGATGTTAAAATATCCGGCGATCCGCTGCAGCAGATCGAATGTCGGCAGGCCGCGCTTGCCGTGCTCGAGCGCCGATAGATAGGCCGGCGAAACATTGAGCGCCGCTGCCATCTGCTTCTGCGAGACACCCTTGCGCACCCGCAATTTGCGCACCGCTTCTCCGAACGGCGTGGTCATGAGCGCTCTCCGCGCCGGGCCAGGCGGATGTAAAGCGCACCCTCGCCGCCATGATGCTGCGCGGCGGTCTCATAGGATGAGATCAGATAGCGGAATTCCGGCTTGGAGAACCAGAACGGCACCGCCCTCTTCAGGGCGCCTTCGCTGCCGAGCGAACTGCCCTTGCCGGTGATGACGAGCACATGGCGCATGCCGCGTTCGTGCGCACGGATCAGGAAGTCGAGAAGGATGACATGCGCCTCGCTCTGGACGAGGCCGTGGAGATCGATGCGCGCTTCGAGCGCGAGGCGTCCCTTGGCGATCTTGCGCTTGACCGGGCGCTCCAGCGGATGATGGACGCCAGAGGTTTTCTTTGCGGCCGGTGCCTGCGGCGCGTGTTCGGCGGTTGGCGCAGCTTTTCGCTGCTGCTCGGCCTTTTCAATCTCTGCTTCGGCGGCGGCGAGGAAGGCGTCGAGCTCCGTCAGTTCCTCAGCCTTGCCTGACATCGGCCGGGTGCTCTTGGCCACCCTGCCCCAAAGAATGCGTTCGTCGGTGCTGAGCTTGCGATCTTTGGCCATCAGAGAAATCTCTCCGCGGCGCCGTTGGGGATCAAGATGACGAAATCCGCGTCGTTGCGCACCGTTCCAGCCTGCTCGCCGGCTTCATCGCCCGAACCGGTGAAGATGTCGCCGCGAGCCGGGCCGACGATTGCCGAGCCGGTATCGAGCGCCAGCATCAGCCGAGCGAAGGGCTTTCCGTCATCGAGATGGGTGAGGCTTTCCGAGCGGATGAAGAAGGGAAAGCCGAACGTATGGATCAGCCGGTCGACGGCCAATGAGCGGCCGGCAAGCAGCGGCACCTTTGCAGCGGCGATCGGTCCGGCTTCGATCCCCTCCACCTCGGCTGCCCGGAAGAAAATGTAGGAGCGATTATGCCAGAGGACTTCATCCACCTGCTCCGGATGGGCATTGAGCCAGGCGCGGATCGACTGCATGGAAATCCGGCTGCGATCGATTTCGCCGCGCTCAATCAAAAGCTTGCCGACAGCGGAGAATGGATGGCCGGCCTTGGCGGCATAGGTGATGCGGCCGATAGTGCCATCGGGATAGCGCAGGCGCGCGGCACCCTGGACGTGGACGAAGAAGACATCGACCTTGGATTTGGCCCAGGCGATCTCAAGGCCGCGTCCATCGAGAAAACCTTCGTCGATCATCTGCCGGTCGGGATAGGCGCTGATTCTGCCATCCGCCAATCGGCCGAAGGCATAATAGGGATCGATATCAGCGGGACGATTGCTGTCGTCGAGATCGATCAAATCCTCCGGGCGGCGATAGAAGGGAAAGCGGTAGACTTCATCCGGCACCGCTGAAACCGCGATCTCTGGCTCATAGAAGGCGGTGACGAAGCCGGGCTTGCCATCGCTTTTGCGGATCAGAAACGGCCGACAGTTTTCTTCGAAGAAACGGCGCGTCGAAGCGGCGTCCGAGATATCGGCCGTTCGTGCCTTATCGAGAAGCGCGGAGAGATCCGCCGCCGTCAGCCCAAGCGATCCCGTGCGGTATGGCTTCACCGCGATATGTTTGCGGCAGGCGTCCATGACTTCAAAAAGGCTGGAAGGATCATCATCCTTCCAGCCCTTCAATTCATCGAAGCTGATGGGGTGCAGCGTAAAATCTGCCTGACCGTCACTCATGTTCCGATTCGGTTGCCACAAGTTTCCAGTTCGGATCGCGCGAACGCGTGTCGCGGGCGAAGGTCCAGAGGTCGTTGACCTCGGCAACGTTCTCGGCGTCGCCTTCGATCAGCTTGTCGTCCTTGTCGTAGGTCGCCGAAATCAGCTGGCTGATGATGCGGATCGTGATCTGCGCCTCGCTGCCCTTCACTTCCGCATGGGTGATTTCCGCCTTGTCGATGCCGACGAAGGTGGATTTCACCTTTTCGGCCTTCGTCTCGCGATCGGCGATCGCCGCATCGAAGCCATCATAGACTTCGCGCGAAAGCAGGTTCTTCAGCGATTTCCGGTCCCCATCGGCATAGGCCATGACGATCATCTCGTAGGCCATCTTGGCGCCGTTCAGGAATTCCTTCGGCGTGAAGGACGGATCCGCCTTGTTGAGCTCGCGAAGCGATTCGTTGAGCGCAGTTCCGGCTGGAGCGAAGGCGTCGATGGCAGCAAAGCGATCTTCCTCCTCGCCATTGCTGTCGCGGCGCGGCAGCGTCACCACCTTGCCGGCATCTGCCGGTTCGGGGCCGGCCGCATCGCGCGGCGTATAGAGATCACGTGGCGGCTTCTCGTTTCCGGTGCGGCGGCCAAGGACGCTGCGCAGCTGGAAAAAGATCAGAACTGCCGCTACCAGGAAAAATAACGTGATGAAGTCGTTTGAACTCATATTGTCCCGCGATTGCCGTTAACATCCCAAATTTGTACTCCCATATAGTCCGCATAGACAGATGATTCAAATAGGAGCCCGTCAGGTTGCGGGTGGAGAGACGATGCGATTGACAATGCTTCCCGGTTTCATGCTGCTTTTGCCGCTGGCAGAGATCGCAGGCTTCGTGATCGTCGGCCGCGTGATCGGCGTTCTGGCGACGCTGGGACTGGTGGTTCTGGGCGTCGTCATCGGCATGGCGATCCTGCGCCGGCAGGGCTTGGGCATCCTGCAGAAGATGTCGGCAGAGGGACAGTCCGGCGTGGTTCCCGGCCGCGAACTGCTGAAACCGGCAATGTTTGTGATCGCCGGCCTGCTGTTCATGATCCCCGGTTTCATCTCGGATATCCTGGCGATCCTGATCTGCATTCCCGCCGTTCGCGATCTCGCATGGAAATATGTGAGCCGCAGGTTCGTGGTCGTCGGCGGCCGCAACGGCTTTACCGCATCCGCGGGTCCTGACTTCCGCAATCGCAATCCATCCGCTGGCGGCAAGGTCGTCGACCTCGACGAAGACGATTTCAAGCGCGAGCCGAACCAGAACTCGCCGTGGTCCGGCAAGCGGCTCGGCGACTGAAAGCGACCTTCGCCCAGGGTTGTAAGCGTTTCCTCGAAATGGTAGATGGCGGCACGATCAAAATGCCCTTTCGAGGAAAACCCAATGGCTGATGAAAACAACGGCGCCGGCGCAGTAAGCCCGAGCCTCACCATTCTCGCTCAGTACACGAAGGATCTTTCCTTCGAAAACCCGGGCGCGCCGCGTTCGCTGCAGGCCCGGGAGACGGCGCCGGCGATCAATATCAGCGTCAACGTCAATGCCAACCCGCTCTCCGACACCGACTTCGACGTCGTTCTCTCGCTGAACGCCGAAGCCAAGGATGGCGACAAGACGGTATTCCACACCGAGCTCGTCTATGGCGGCGTTTTCCGCATCGCCGGCTTCCCGCAGGAACACATGCTGCCGGTTCTCTTCATCGAGTGCCCGCGCATGCTCTTCCCGTTCGCCCGCCAGATCATCGCTGACGTGACGCGCAACGGCGGCTTCCCGCCGCTGATGATCGACCCGATCGATTTCGCGCAGATGTTTGCTCAGCGCGTTGCCGAAGAGCAGACCCGCGCCAAGGTTCAGACGAACTGATCACATTTTGCTGATTGAATGAAAATGCCCGGTCAAAAGCCGGGCATTTTTAGTTTGGCCGATCGTATTTCGACCAGATGCCCTTGGTGCCGAGCTTGGCAATCAGCGCATCATGCGCTTCGGCTTCCGCAGTGTTGAGGCGCGGCGCCAGCGGGCGCGGCCTTTCGAGAACGGCCAGGATTACGTCATCTGCTTCGTCTGCATCATTTGCCGAACCGGCCGATGCGGCGACGCCGAGACCGAGCGCCGTCTGGCGCCCACCGATCATCTCGATATAGACCTCGGCCAGCAGTTCGGAGTCGAGAAGCGCGCCGTGCTTGGTGCGGTGCGAGTTGTCGATGCCGTAGCGGCGGCAGAGCGCGTCGAGCGAGTTCGGCCCCATCGGATGCTTTCGCCGTGCAAGCGACAATGTATCGACGACACGCTCCGGCAGGATCGGCGGCATGCTGAGGCGGGCGAGCTCGGCATTGATGAAGCCCATGTCGAAGGTGGCGTTATGGGCGATCCACTTGGCATCACCGAAAAACTCGATGATCTCCTCGACAACGTCGGCGAAGGGTTTTTTGTCCCTCAGGAACTCGTCGGTAATGCCGTGGACAGCGAGTGCATCCGGGTGAACCTTCTGGTCGCCGGGATTGATATAGATATGGAGCGTCCGGCCGGTCGGGAAATGATTGTTGAGCTCGATGCCGCCGATTTCGATGATGCGGTCCAGACGGTTGTCGAGGCCGGTGGTTTCCGTATCGAAGATGATCTCACGCATTCCGGAAGTCTCCCTTGCCGATCCTGTCTTTGATATCGGCAATGATCTCGTTCACTCTCGCCTTTGCCGCTTCGATGCCGTGGCCGGTATCGATGATGTAATCGGCGCGCGCGCGCTTTTCGGCGTCTGGCATTTGCCGCGAGAGAATCATATTGAATTTTTCGTCTGTCATGCCGGGGCGCGCAAGCACCCTCGCCTTCTGAATCTGTGGATCGCAGCTGACGACGACGGTTAAATCGACGCGCGTGTTGCCACCAGTCTCGAAGAGTAGAGGGATATCGAGGAGCACCATGCTGACGCCGGCCGCCCGATGTTTTTCCAGGAACATCGTTTCCCGCTGGCCCACGAGCGGATGGACGATGGCCTCAAGCGCCTTGAAGCCATCCGGCCGCACTGACAGAAGCCGAGCAAGTTCTGCCCGATCGACCGCGCCGTTCTTGGTGCTTCCCGGAAACTCCGCTTCGACAGCAGGTACGGCTTCGCCTGCATAGAGATCATGCACGACGGCATCCGCATCGTTGACCGGAATGCCGGCTTCAGCAAAGAGCTTTGCCGTCGTCGACTTTCCCATGCCGATGGAACCCGTCAGCCCGATCTTCAGCATCAATGCTTTTCCATGTCAGCGATAATCAGGGCGCGGAGCGCTTCATCGACAACCGGCGTCTTGCCGAACCACTTGGCAAAACCGGGCACAGCCTGATGCAAAAGCATGCCCAGACCATCCACCGTCGCAAAGCCCTGCTCTTCTGCCTGGATCAGCATCGGGGTGCGCAGCGGCACATAGACGATGTCGGTGACGACGGCGCTTGATGCCAGCGGCGAGAAATCCATCTGCGGTGCCGCCTCGCCGTCCATGCCAAGCGACGTCGTATTGATGAAGAGGCCGGCGCCCTTCATGACTTCGCCGAGTGCATCGGTCGGGTGCGCATGGACCGCCGGGCCGAAGCGATCAGCCAGTTCCTGCGCCCGGCTGATGGTGCGGTTGACGACATGGATGTTTTTCAGACCGCGGTCGCGGATCGCCTGGATGACCGCGCGGCTGGCGCCGCCGGCGCCGAAGATCACCGCCGTGTCCGTCTGATCCCAACCGGGATGACGC encodes the following:
- a CDS encoding nitroreductase family protein, which encodes MTTSNSRESQFPIDAMFLDRWSPRAFTGEVISEEQLLTILDAAHWAPSSANQQPWRFIYALKGSEHFETLLGLLVEANQEWAKNASALLFVVSRGFSGEFSEGKKSYTHSFDAGTAWGYFALQARLSGFYAHGMGGIKHDEIMKTFEIPEGYRVEAGIAFGRLADKSVLSERNQAREFPSQRKPLSEVAFNGKFIAD
- the gyrB gene encoding DNA topoisomerase (ATP-hydrolyzing) subunit B; this encodes MTDTPATENGVTAEYGADSIKVLKGLDAVRKRPGMYIGDTDDGSGLHHMVYEVVDNAIDEALAGHADLVTVTLNPDGSVTVTDNGRGIPTGMHDEGVSAAEVIMTQLHAGGKFDQNSYKVSGGLHGVGVSVVNALSVKLKLKIRQKGKIHEMSFTHGVADAPLAVTGDAGDETGTEVTFLASPETFTKTEYDYPTLEHRLRELAFLNSGVRIILTDKRHSDVKQEELLYDGGLEAFVHYLDRAKKPLIDKPIFFRNEKDGITVEVAMWWNDSYHENVLCFTNNIPQRDGGTHLAGFRAALTRQVTGYADSSGILKKEKVALTGDDCREGLTAVLSVKVPDPKFSSQTKDKLVSSEVRPVVENLSNEALSIWLEEHPAESKVLVGKVVEAAAAREAARKARELTRRKGALDIASLPGKLADCSERDPSKSEVFLVEGDSAGGSAKQGRSRENQAILPLRGKILNVERARFDKMLSSAEIGTLITALGTGIGKDEFNAEKLRYHKIIIMTDADVDGAHIRTLLLTFFFRQMPELIERGHLYIAQPPLYKVARGKSVQYVKNEGALEEYLIGQGLEDAALRLASGEVRVGQDMREVISDALRLRTLIDGLHSRYNRAVVEQAAIAGALNAEAVSDRARAEQLASDVAKRLDIIAEETERGWEGGLTSEGGLRLERMVRGVKEVVILDMALIGSQDARHIDQISSRLKEIYDVPPKLSRRDGDTEIAGPRALLDAIFASGRKGLTMQRYKGLGEMNAEQLWETTLDPNVRSLLQVKVADATDADGLFARLMGDEVEPRREFIQDNALSVANLDI
- a CDS encoding helix-turn-helix domain-containing protein, which gives rise to MTTPFGEAVRKLRVRKGVSQKQMAAALNVSPAYLSALEHGKRGLPTFDLLQRIAGYFNIIWDEAEELFLLARSSDPRVVIDTSGLPPEYTAFANRLAGQIRSLDATVLAELTALLEKGKKADGKAS
- a CDS encoding Smr/MutS family protein — translated: MAKDRKLSTDERILWGRVAKSTRPMSGKAEELTELDAFLAAAEAEIEKAEQQRKAAPTAEHAPQAPAAKKTSGVHHPLERPVKRKIAKGRLALEARIDLHGLVQSEAHVILLDFLIRAHERGMRHVLVITGKGSSLGSEGALKRAVPFWFSKPEFRYLISSYETAAQHHGGEGALYIRLARRGERS
- a CDS encoding murein transglycosylase A; this encodes MSDGQADFTLHPISFDELKGWKDDDPSSLFEVMDACRKHIAVKPYRTGSLGLTAADLSALLDKARTADISDAASTRRFFEENCRPFLIRKSDGKPGFVTAFYEPEIAVSAVPDEVYRFPFYRRPEDLIDLDDSNRPADIDPYYAFGRLADGRISAYPDRQMIDEGFLDGRGLEIAWAKSKVDVFFVHVQGAARLRYPDGTIGRITYAAKAGHPFSAVGKLLIERGEIDRSRISMQSIRAWLNAHPEQVDEVLWHNRSYIFFRAAEVEGIEAGPIAAAKVPLLAGRSLAVDRLIHTFGFPFFIRSESLTHLDDGKPFARLMLALDTGSAIVGPARGDIFTGSGDEAGEQAGTVRNDADFVILIPNGAAERFL
- a CDS encoding Tim44/TimA family putative adaptor protein, which codes for MSSNDFITLFFLVAAVLIFFQLRSVLGRRTGNEKPPRDLYTPRDAAGPEPADAGKVVTLPRRDSNGEEEDRFAAIDAFAPAGTALNESLRELNKADPSFTPKEFLNGAKMAYEMIVMAYADGDRKSLKNLLSREVYDGFDAAIADRETKAEKVKSTFVGIDKAEITHAEVKGSEAQITIRIISQLISATYDKDDKLIEGDAENVAEVNDLWTFARDTRSRDPNWKLVATESEHE
- a CDS encoding FxsA family protein encodes the protein MRLTMLPGFMLLLPLAEIAGFVIVGRVIGVLATLGLVVLGVVIGMAILRRQGLGILQKMSAEGQSGVVPGRELLKPAMFVIAGLLFMIPGFISDILAILICIPAVRDLAWKYVSRRFVVVGGRNGFTASAGPDFRNRNPSAGGKVVDLDEDDFKREPNQNSPWSGKRLGD
- the secB gene encoding protein-export chaperone SecB, yielding MADENNGAGAVSPSLTILAQYTKDLSFENPGAPRSLQARETAPAINISVNVNANPLSDTDFDVVLSLNAEAKDGDKTVFHTELVYGGVFRIAGFPQEHMLPVLFIECPRMLFPFARQIIADVTRNGGFPPLMIDPIDFAQMFAQRVAEEQTRAKVQTN
- the dnaQ gene encoding DNA polymerase III subunit epsilon produces the protein MREIIFDTETTGLDNRLDRIIEIGGIELNNHFPTGRTLHIYINPGDQKVHPDALAVHGITDEFLRDKKPFADVVEEIIEFFGDAKWIAHNATFDMGFINAELARLSMPPILPERVVDTLSLARRKHPMGPNSLDALCRRYGIDNSHRTKHGALLDSELLAEVYIEMIGGRQTALGLGVAASAGSANDADEADDVILAVLERPRPLAPRLNTAEAEAHDALIAKLGTKGIWSKYDRPN
- the coaE gene encoding dephospho-CoA kinase (Dephospho-CoA kinase (CoaE) performs the final step in coenzyme A biosynthesis.), translating into MLKIGLTGSIGMGKSTTAKLFAEAGIPVNDADAVVHDLYAGEAVPAVEAEFPGSTKNGAVDRAELARLLSVRPDGFKALEAIVHPLVGQRETMFLEKHRAAGVSMVLLDIPLLFETGGNTRVDLTVVVSCDPQIQKARVLARPGMTDEKFNMILSRQMPDAEKRARADYIIDTGHGIEAAKARVNEIIADIKDRIGKGDFRNA
- a CDS encoding shikimate dehydrogenase, yielding MDDSRETFGQNAFVTGFPVKHSRSPLIHGHWLKSLGLAGSYRGHEVAPEQFGAFIAGIKDGSSGFIGGNVTIPHKELAFQLADRPDALSEELGASNTLWLEEGKLHATNTDGRGFTANLDERHPGWDQTDTAVIFGAGGASRAVIQAIRDRGLKNIHVVNRTISRAQELADRFGPAVHAHPTDALGEVMKGAGLFINTTSLGMDGEAAPQMDFSPLASSAVVTDIVYVPLRTPMLIQAEEQGFATVDGLGMLLHQAVPGFAKWFGKTPVVDEALRALIIADMEKH